One segment of Bacteroidales bacterium DNA contains the following:
- a CDS encoding YggS family pyridoxal phosphate-dependent enzyme, which translates to MSISNNISNIYKNLPDNVKLVAVSKTKPEKMILEAYNCGHKIFGENKVQELTQKQPKLPDDIEWHMIGHLQTNKVKYIAQFIHLIHSVDSFKLLKTINKEGLKNNRTINCLLQIHIAKEEAKFGFSINELKEILIADEFLKLKNVNIIGLMGMATFTEDEELIRSEFNYLSNYFREIKENCFKTKHDFCELSMGMTADYKIAIEEGATMVRIGSAIFGERQCSIK; encoded by the coding sequence ATGAGTATTTCAAATAACATTTCAAATATTTATAAAAACTTACCTGACAATGTAAAACTTGTTGCAGTATCGAAAACCAAACCCGAAAAAATGATATTGGAAGCATATAATTGCGGGCATAAAATATTCGGCGAAAATAAAGTACAGGAATTAACTCAAAAGCAACCAAAACTACCTGATGATATTGAATGGCACATGATTGGTCATTTACAAACTAATAAAGTTAAATATATTGCACAATTCATTCATCTTATCCATTCTGTTGATAGTTTTAAATTGCTTAAAACCATTAATAAAGAAGGTTTAAAAAACAACAGGACAATTAATTGTTTATTACAAATTCATATTGCAAAAGAGGAAGCAAAATTTGGATTTAGTATTAATGAATTAAAAGAAATTTTAATTGCTGATGAATTTTTAAAATTGAAAAATGTTAATATCATTGGCTTAATGGGAATGGCTACCTTTACTGAAGATGAAGAACTTATACGCTCAGAATTTAATTATCTTTCAAATTATTTCAGGGAAATAAAAGAAAATTGTTTTAAAACGAAACATGATTTTTGTGAATTATCAATGGGTATGACAGCCGATTATAAAATTGCAATTGAAGAGGGGGCAACTATGGTTAGAATAGGAAGTGCCATATTTGGTGAAAGACAATGTTCTATTAAATAA
- a CDS encoding DUF1015 domain-containing protein, which yields MAILKPFKGVRPPKSIVKEVASRPYDVLNSEEARNEAIEKSLLHITKPEIDFKPGTDEHLTEVYEKAVENYKKWQKNGWLVQDKKEYYYIYAQTMDGRTQYGLVGCAGVEDYLNEVIKKHELTRPDKEEDRMKHVRNNNANIEPVFFTYPQVKEIDEIVEKVIAGEPEYDFISDDGFGHHFWVIDDDNTINRITELFAKIPYTYVADGHHRTAAAALVGNEKKQKNPDHNGSEEYNYFLVVHFPANQLNIIDYNRTVKDLNGLLPDELIEKLKKSFEIEEKGSNEYKPNKLHNFSMYLEGKWYSLTAKEGTYDNNDPIGVLDVTILTNHVLSPILDIVDLRRSKRIDFIGGIRGIGELKKRVDSGKMKVAFALYPVSMEQLINIADSGNIMPPKTTWFEPKLRSGLVIHNLD from the coding sequence ATGGCAATATTAAAACCGTTTAAAGGCGTTAGACCCCCTAAGAGCATTGTAAAAGAAGTTGCATCTCGTCCTTATGATGTCTTAAATTCTGAAGAAGCGAGGAATGAAGCAATAGAAAAATCATTGTTGCATATAACTAAACCGGAAATTGATTTTAAACCCGGTACTGATGAACATTTAACCGAAGTTTATGAAAAAGCTGTTGAAAACTATAAAAAATGGCAAAAAAACGGATGGTTAGTACAGGATAAAAAAGAATATTATTACATTTATGCACAAACAATGGACGGACGGACACAATACGGATTAGTAGGGTGTGCCGGTGTTGAAGATTATTTGAACGAAGTAATTAAAAAACATGAACTAACCCGCCCTGACAAAGAAGAAGACAGGATGAAACATGTTCGTAATAATAATGCGAATATTGAACCCGTGTTTTTTACTTATCCACAAGTGAAAGAAATTGATGAGATTGTTGAAAAAGTCATTGCTGGAGAACCTGAATATGATTTTATTTCTGATGATGGTTTTGGTCATCATTTCTGGGTGATAGATGATGATAATACGATTAATCGTATAACTGAATTATTTGCAAAAATTCCATATACATATGTAGCTGACGGGCATCACAGAACTGCTGCCGCTGCTTTAGTCGGAAATGAAAAGAAACAAAAAAATCCTGATCATAATGGGAGCGAAGAATATAATTATTTTCTTGTTGTTCATTTTCCTGCAAATCAGTTAAATATTATTGATTATAACCGTACTGTTAAAGACCTTAATGGTTTATTACCTGATGAGTTAATTGAAAAACTTAAAAAAAGTTTTGAAATTGAAGAAAAAGGAAGTAATGAATATAAACCAAACAAATTACATAATTTTTCAATGTATTTGGAAGGGAAATGGTATTCTTTAACAGCCAAAGAAGGTACATATGATAATAATGACCCTATTGGAGTATTAGATGTTACAATACTTACAAACCATGTTCTATCACCAATTTTAGATATTGTTGATTTGAGAAGGTCAAAAAGAATTGATTTTATTGGAGGTATTCGTGGTATAGGTGAATTAAAAAAACGTGTTGATAGTGGCAAAATGAAAGTTGCATTTGCATTATACCCTGTTTCAATGGAGCAGTTAATCAATATTGCTGATAGCGGAAATATCATGCCGCCTAAAACAACATGGTTCGAGCCAAAATTAAGAAGTGGACTTGTAATTCATAATTTGGATTAA
- a CDS encoding 3-phosphoglycerate dehydrogenase: MTKVLIATEKPFAPAAVDSIRKIIDKAGYELVLLEKYTDKEDLLKAVENVDAMIIRSDKITSEVIDASKNLKIVVRAGAGYDNVDLNAASGKNIVVMNTPGQNSNAVAELALGMMVLLARNNYNGKAGTELKGKKLGIHAYGNVGKYVAKIAKGFGMEVYAYDPFVDNADIEKDNVKPLTSVDELYSTCQYISLNIPANEKTKNSINFELMNKMPKGATLVNTARKEVICEESLLKIYKERDDFKYISDIAPDCKEEIEKSHEGRFFFTPKKMGAQTSEANINAGIAAANQIVGLIENGDTTFKVN, translated from the coding sequence ATGACAAAAGTATTAATAGCAACCGAAAAACCATTTGCTCCAGCAGCTGTAGATAGTATCAGAAAGATAATTGACAAGGCTGGTTACGAGCTGGTGCTTTTAGAGAAATATACCGATAAGGAAGATTTATTAAAAGCTGTTGAAAATGTTGATGCAATGATAATAAGAAGTGATAAAATTACATCTGAAGTTATTGATGCATCTAAAAACTTAAAAATTGTAGTTCGTGCAGGTGCAGGTTATGATAATGTTGATTTGAATGCTGCAAGCGGAAAAAACATTGTTGTAATGAATACTCCCGGACAAAATTCAAATGCAGTAGCTGAGTTAGCTCTGGGAATGATGGTACTATTGGCAAGGAATAATTATAACGGGAAAGCAGGTACCGAACTAAAAGGTAAAAAACTGGGCATTCATGCCTATGGCAATGTAGGTAAATATGTTGCAAAAATTGCAAAAGGATTTGGAATGGAAGTTTATGCTTACGACCCTTTTGTTGATAATGCTGATATTGAGAAAGATAATGTAAAACCATTAACATCTGTTGATGAATTATACAGTACTTGTCAGTATATTTCTCTTAATATTCCTGCAAATGAAAAAACCAAAAATTCAATAAATTTTGAATTGATGAATAAAATGCCAAAAGGTGCTACATTGGTCAATACGGCGAGAAAGGAAGTGATTTGTGAAGAATCATTATTAAAGATTTATAAAGAAAGAGACGATTTTAAATATATTTCTGATATTGCTCCCGATTGTAAGGAAGAAATAGAAAAAAGCCACGAAGGAAGATTTTTCTTTACACCGAAAAAAATGGGTGCACAAACTTCTGAAGCTAACATTAATGCAGGAATTGCAGCGGCAAATCAAATTGTTGGTTTGATTGAAAATGGTGATACTACATTTAAAGTGAATTAA